The following coding sequences lie in one Pan paniscus chromosome X, NHGRI_mPanPan1-v2.0_pri, whole genome shotgun sequence genomic window:
- the AKAP4 gene encoding A-kinase anchor protein 4 isoform X2, producing the protein MSDDIDWLRSHRGVCKVDLYNPEGQQDQDRKVICFVDVSTLNVEDKDYKDAASSSSEGNLNLGSLEEKEIIVIKDTEKKDQSKTEGSVCLFKQAPSDPVSVLNWLLSDLQKYALGFQHALSPSTSTCKHKVGDTEGEYHRASSENCYSVYADQVNIDYLMNRPQNLRLEMTAAKNTNNNQSPSAPPAKPPSTQRAVISPDGECSIDDLSFYVNRLSSLVIQMAHKEIKEKLEGKSKCLHHSICPSPGNKERISPRTPASKIASEMAYEAVELTAAEMRGTGEESREGGQKSFLYSELSNKSKSGDKQMSQRESKEFADSISKGLMVYANQVASDMMVSLMKTLKVHSSGKPIPASVVLKRVLLRHTKEIVSDLIDSCMKNLHNITGVLMTDSDFVSAVKRNLFNQWKQNATDITEAMLKRLVSALIGEEKETKSQSPSYASLKAGSHDPKCRNQSLEFSTMKAEMKERDKGKMKLDPCKSLTSAEKVGEHILKEGLTIWNQKQGNSCKVATKACSNKDEKGEKINASTDSLAKDLIVSALKLIQYHLTQQTKGKDTCEEDCPGSTMGYMAQSTQYEKCGGGQSAKALSVKQLESHRAPGPSTCQKENQHLDSQKMDMSNIVLMLIQKLLNENPFKCEDPCEGENKCSEPRASKAASMSNRSDKGEEQCQEHQELDCTSGMKQVNGQFIDKLVESVMKLCLIMAKYSNDGAALAEWEEQSASANKPNFRGTRCIHSGAMPQNYQDSLGHEVIVNNQCSTNSLQKQLQAVLQWIAASQFNVPMLYFMGDKDGQLEKLPQVSAKAAEKGYSVGGLLQEVMKFAKEWQPDEAVGKVARKQLLDWLLANL; encoded by the exons atGTCTGATGATATTGACTGGTTACGCAGCCACAGGGGTGTGTGCAAGGTAGATCTCTACAACCCAGAAGGACAGCAAGATCAGGACCGGAAAGTG ATATGCTTTGTCGATGTGTCCACCCTGAATGTAGAAGATAAAGATTACAAG GATGCTGCTAGTTCCAGCTCAGAAGGCAACTTAAACCTGGGAAgtctggaagaaaaagagattatcGTGATCAAGGACACTGAGAAGAAAGACCAGTCTAAG acagagggaTCTGTATGCCTTTTCAAACAAGCTCCCTCTGATCCTGTAAGTGTCCTCAACTGGCTTCTCAGTGATCTCCAGAAGTATGCCTTGGGTTTCCAACATGCACTGAGCCCCTCAACCTCTACCTGTAAACATAAAGTAGGAGACACAGAGGGCGAATATCACAGAGCATCCTCTGAGAACTGCTACAGTGTCTATGCCGATCAAGTGAACATAGATTATTTGATGAACAGACCTCAAAACCTACGTCTAGAAATGACAGCAGCTAAAAACACCAACAATAATCAAAGTCCTTCAGCTCCTCCAGCCAAACCTCCTAGCACTCAGAGAGCAGTCATTTCCCCTGATGGAGAATGTTCTATAGATGACCTTTCCTTCTACGTCAACCGACTATCTTCTCTGGTAATCCAGATGGCCCATAAGGAAATCAAGGAGAAGTTGGAAGGTAAAAGCAAATGCCTTCATCATTCAATCTGTCCATCccctgggaacaaagagagaaTCAGTCCCCGAACTCCTGCGAGCAAGATTGCTTCTGAAATGGCCTATGAAGCTGTGGAACTGACAGCTGCAGAAATGCGTGGCACTGGAGAGGAGTCCAGGGAAGGTGGCCAGAAAAGCTTTCTATATAGCGAATTatccaacaagagcaaaagtggAGACAAACAGATGTCCCAGAGAGAGAGCAAAGAATTTGCAGATTCCATCAGCAAGGGGCTCATGGTTTATGCAAATCAGGTGGCATCTGACATGATGGTCTCTCTCATGAAGACCTTGAAAGTGCACAGCTCTGGGAAGCCAATTCCAGCATCTGTGGTCCTGAAGAGGGTGTTGCTAAGGCATACCAAGGAGATTGTGTCCGATTTGATTGATTCTTGCATGAAGAACCTGCATAATATTACTGGGGTCCTGATGACTGACTCAGACTTTGTCTCAGCTGTCAAGAGAAATCTGTTCAACCAGTGGAAACAAAATGCTACAGACATCACAGAGGCCATGCTGAAGCGCTTGGTCAGTGCCCTTATTGGTGAGGAGAAGGAGACTAAGTCTCAGAGTCCGTCATATGCATCTTTAAAAGCTGGGTCCCATGATCCCAAATGCAGGAATCAGAGTCTTGAATTCTCCACCATGAAAGCTGAAATGAAAGAGAGGGACAAAGGCAAAATGAAATTAGACCCATGCAAGTCACTGACTAGTGCTGAGAAAGTCGGTGAACACATTCTCAAAGAGGGCCTGACCATCTGGAACCAAAAGCAAGGAAACTCATGCAAGGTGGCTACCAAAGCATGCAGCAATAAagatgagaaaggagaaaagatcaATGCTTCCACAGATTCACTGGCCAAGGACCTGATTGTCTCTGCCCTTAAGCTGATCCagtaccatctgacccagcagaCTAAGGGCAAAGATACATGTGAAGAAGACTGTCCTGGTTCCACCATGGGCTATATGGCTCAGAGTACTCAATATGAAAAGTGTGGAGGTGGCCAAAGTGCCAAAGCACTTTCAGTGAAACAACTAGAATCTCACAGAGCCCCTGGACCATCCACCTGTCAAAAGGAGAACCAACACCTGGACTCCCAGAAAATGGATATGTCAAACATCGTTCTAATGCTGATTCAGAAACTGCTTAATGAGAACCCCTTCAAATGTGAGGATCCATGCGAAGGTGAGAACAAGTGTTCTGAGCCCAGGGCAAGCAAAGCAGCTTCCATGTCCAACAGATCTGACAAAGGGGAAGAACAATGCCAGGAGCATCAAGAACTTGACTGTACCAGTGGGATGAAGCAAGTGAACGGGCAATTTATAGATAAACTAGTAGAATCTGTGATGAAGCTCTGCCTTATCATGGCTAAGTATAGCAACGATGGGGCAGCCCTTGCTGAGTGGGAAGAACAATCAGCCTCGGCAAATAAGCCCAATTTCAGGGGCACCAGATGCATTCACAGTGGTGCAATGCCACAGAACTATCAAGACTCTCTTGGACATGAAGTAATTGTCAATAATCAGTGCTCTACAAATAGCTTGCAGAAGCAGCTCCAGGCTGTCCTGCAGTGGATTGCAGCCTCCCAGTTTAACGTGCCCATGCTCTACTTCATGGGAGATAAGGATGGACAACTGGAAAAA CTTCCTCAGGTTTCAGCTAAAGCAGCAGAGAAGGGGTACAGTGTAGGAGGTCTTCTTCAAGAGGTCATGAAGTTTGCCAAGGAATGGCAACCGGATGAAGCTGTGGGAAAGGTGGCCAGGAAACAGTTGCTGGACTGGCTGCTCGCTAACCTGTGA
- the AKAP4 gene encoding A-kinase anchor protein 4 isoform X1, with protein sequence MMAYSDTTMMSDDIDWLRSHRGVCKVDLYNPEGQQDQDRKVICFVDVSTLNVEDKDYKDAASSSSEGNLNLGSLEEKEIIVIKDTEKKDQSKTEGSVCLFKQAPSDPVSVLNWLLSDLQKYALGFQHALSPSTSTCKHKVGDTEGEYHRASSENCYSVYADQVNIDYLMNRPQNLRLEMTAAKNTNNNQSPSAPPAKPPSTQRAVISPDGECSIDDLSFYVNRLSSLVIQMAHKEIKEKLEGKSKCLHHSICPSPGNKERISPRTPASKIASEMAYEAVELTAAEMRGTGEESREGGQKSFLYSELSNKSKSGDKQMSQRESKEFADSISKGLMVYANQVASDMMVSLMKTLKVHSSGKPIPASVVLKRVLLRHTKEIVSDLIDSCMKNLHNITGVLMTDSDFVSAVKRNLFNQWKQNATDITEAMLKRLVSALIGEEKETKSQSPSYASLKAGSHDPKCRNQSLEFSTMKAEMKERDKGKMKLDPCKSLTSAEKVGEHILKEGLTIWNQKQGNSCKVATKACSNKDEKGEKINASTDSLAKDLIVSALKLIQYHLTQQTKGKDTCEEDCPGSTMGYMAQSTQYEKCGGGQSAKALSVKQLESHRAPGPSTCQKENQHLDSQKMDMSNIVLMLIQKLLNENPFKCEDPCEGENKCSEPRASKAASMSNRSDKGEEQCQEHQELDCTSGMKQVNGQFIDKLVESVMKLCLIMAKYSNDGAALAEWEEQSASANKPNFRGTRCIHSGAMPQNYQDSLGHEVIVNNQCSTNSLQKQLQAVLQWIAASQFNVPMLYFMGDKDGQLEKLPQVSAKAAEKGYSVGGLLQEVMKFAKEWQPDEAVGKVARKQLLDWLLANL encoded by the exons atGTCTGATGATATTGACTGGTTACGCAGCCACAGGGGTGTGTGCAAGGTAGATCTCTACAACCCAGAAGGACAGCAAGATCAGGACCGGAAAGTG ATATGCTTTGTCGATGTGTCCACCCTGAATGTAGAAGATAAAGATTACAAG GATGCTGCTAGTTCCAGCTCAGAAGGCAACTTAAACCTGGGAAgtctggaagaaaaagagattatcGTGATCAAGGACACTGAGAAGAAAGACCAGTCTAAG acagagggaTCTGTATGCCTTTTCAAACAAGCTCCCTCTGATCCTGTAAGTGTCCTCAACTGGCTTCTCAGTGATCTCCAGAAGTATGCCTTGGGTTTCCAACATGCACTGAGCCCCTCAACCTCTACCTGTAAACATAAAGTAGGAGACACAGAGGGCGAATATCACAGAGCATCCTCTGAGAACTGCTACAGTGTCTATGCCGATCAAGTGAACATAGATTATTTGATGAACAGACCTCAAAACCTACGTCTAGAAATGACAGCAGCTAAAAACACCAACAATAATCAAAGTCCTTCAGCTCCTCCAGCCAAACCTCCTAGCACTCAGAGAGCAGTCATTTCCCCTGATGGAGAATGTTCTATAGATGACCTTTCCTTCTACGTCAACCGACTATCTTCTCTGGTAATCCAGATGGCCCATAAGGAAATCAAGGAGAAGTTGGAAGGTAAAAGCAAATGCCTTCATCATTCAATCTGTCCATCccctgggaacaaagagagaaTCAGTCCCCGAACTCCTGCGAGCAAGATTGCTTCTGAAATGGCCTATGAAGCTGTGGAACTGACAGCTGCAGAAATGCGTGGCACTGGAGAGGAGTCCAGGGAAGGTGGCCAGAAAAGCTTTCTATATAGCGAATTatccaacaagagcaaaagtggAGACAAACAGATGTCCCAGAGAGAGAGCAAAGAATTTGCAGATTCCATCAGCAAGGGGCTCATGGTTTATGCAAATCAGGTGGCATCTGACATGATGGTCTCTCTCATGAAGACCTTGAAAGTGCACAGCTCTGGGAAGCCAATTCCAGCATCTGTGGTCCTGAAGAGGGTGTTGCTAAGGCATACCAAGGAGATTGTGTCCGATTTGATTGATTCTTGCATGAAGAACCTGCATAATATTACTGGGGTCCTGATGACTGACTCAGACTTTGTCTCAGCTGTCAAGAGAAATCTGTTCAACCAGTGGAAACAAAATGCTACAGACATCACAGAGGCCATGCTGAAGCGCTTGGTCAGTGCCCTTATTGGTGAGGAGAAGGAGACTAAGTCTCAGAGTCCGTCATATGCATCTTTAAAAGCTGGGTCCCATGATCCCAAATGCAGGAATCAGAGTCTTGAATTCTCCACCATGAAAGCTGAAATGAAAGAGAGGGACAAAGGCAAAATGAAATTAGACCCATGCAAGTCACTGACTAGTGCTGAGAAAGTCGGTGAACACATTCTCAAAGAGGGCCTGACCATCTGGAACCAAAAGCAAGGAAACTCATGCAAGGTGGCTACCAAAGCATGCAGCAATAAagatgagaaaggagaaaagatcaATGCTTCCACAGATTCACTGGCCAAGGACCTGATTGTCTCTGCCCTTAAGCTGATCCagtaccatctgacccagcagaCTAAGGGCAAAGATACATGTGAAGAAGACTGTCCTGGTTCCACCATGGGCTATATGGCTCAGAGTACTCAATATGAAAAGTGTGGAGGTGGCCAAAGTGCCAAAGCACTTTCAGTGAAACAACTAGAATCTCACAGAGCCCCTGGACCATCCACCTGTCAAAAGGAGAACCAACACCTGGACTCCCAGAAAATGGATATGTCAAACATCGTTCTAATGCTGATTCAGAAACTGCTTAATGAGAACCCCTTCAAATGTGAGGATCCATGCGAAGGTGAGAACAAGTGTTCTGAGCCCAGGGCAAGCAAAGCAGCTTCCATGTCCAACAGATCTGACAAAGGGGAAGAACAATGCCAGGAGCATCAAGAACTTGACTGTACCAGTGGGATGAAGCAAGTGAACGGGCAATTTATAGATAAACTAGTAGAATCTGTGATGAAGCTCTGCCTTATCATGGCTAAGTATAGCAACGATGGGGCAGCCCTTGCTGAGTGGGAAGAACAATCAGCCTCGGCAAATAAGCCCAATTTCAGGGGCACCAGATGCATTCACAGTGGTGCAATGCCACAGAACTATCAAGACTCTCTTGGACATGAAGTAATTGTCAATAATCAGTGCTCTACAAATAGCTTGCAGAAGCAGCTCCAGGCTGTCCTGCAGTGGATTGCAGCCTCCCAGTTTAACGTGCCCATGCTCTACTTCATGGGAGATAAGGATGGACAACTGGAAAAA CTTCCTCAGGTTTCAGCTAAAGCAGCAGAGAAGGGGTACAGTGTAGGAGGTCTTCTTCAAGAGGTCATGAAGTTTGCCAAGGAATGGCAACCGGATGAAGCTGTGGGAAAGGTGGCCAGGAAACAGTTGCTGGACTGGCTGCTCGCTAACCTGTGA